The following proteins are encoded in a genomic region of Bradyrhizobium sp. SK17:
- the eno gene encoding phosphopyruvate hydratase — MTDIVDIIGREILDSRGNPTVEVDVVLEDGSIGRAAVPSGASTGAHEAVELRDGDKSRYLGKGVEKAVAAINGEIFEALSDQAVEEQVAIDQIMIELDGTPNKSRLGANAILGVSLACAKAAAESFDMPLYRYVGGTSARTLPVPMMNIINGGVHADNPIDFQEFMILPVGASSFAEALRCGSEIFHTLRGELKKAGHNTNVGDEGGFAPNLPSADAALEFVMNAIGKAGYKAGDDVVLGLDCASTEFFKEGSYVYGGENKTRSRSEQVKYLADLVGRYPIVTIEDGMSEDDMEGWKELTDAIGNKCQLVGDDLFVTNVTRLADGIKHGRANSILVKVNQIGTLTETLAAIEMAYKAGYTAVMSHRSGETEDSTIADLAVATNCGQIKTGSLARSDRTAKYNQLLRIEQQLGSQAKYAGRAALKALS; from the coding sequence ATGACTGACATCGTCGACATCATCGGCCGCGAAATCCTGGATAGCCGCGGCAACCCCACGGTCGAGGTCGATGTGGTGCTGGAGGATGGGTCGATTGGCCGCGCGGCGGTGCCGTCGGGGGCTTCCACCGGCGCCCATGAGGCGGTGGAACTGCGCGACGGCGACAAGTCGCGCTATCTCGGCAAGGGTGTCGAGAAGGCGGTCGCCGCCATCAATGGCGAGATCTTCGAGGCACTCAGCGACCAGGCCGTCGAGGAGCAGGTCGCGATCGACCAGATCATGATCGAGCTCGACGGCACGCCGAACAAGAGCCGGCTGGGCGCCAACGCCATCCTCGGCGTCTCGCTGGCCTGCGCCAAGGCTGCCGCGGAATCCTTCGACATGCCGCTGTATCGCTATGTCGGCGGCACCTCGGCGCGGACATTGCCGGTGCCGATGATGAACATCATCAATGGCGGAGTGCATGCCGACAACCCGATCGACTTCCAGGAGTTCATGATCCTGCCGGTCGGCGCCAGCAGCTTCGCCGAAGCGCTGCGCTGCGGCTCGGAAATCTTCCACACGCTGCGCGGCGAGCTGAAGAAGGCCGGCCACAACACCAATGTCGGCGACGAAGGCGGCTTCGCGCCGAACCTGCCGTCGGCCGATGCCGCGCTCGAATTCGTCATGAACGCGATCGGCAAGGCCGGCTACAAGGCGGGCGACGACGTCGTGCTCGGCCTCGACTGCGCCTCCACCGAGTTCTTCAAGGAAGGCTCCTACGTCTATGGCGGCGAGAACAAGACCCGCTCGCGTTCCGAGCAGGTGAAGTATCTCGCCGATCTGGTCGGCCGCTATCCGATCGTCACCATCGAGGACGGCATGTCGGAAGACGACATGGAGGGCTGGAAGGAGCTGACGGACGCGATCGGCAACAAGTGCCAGCTGGTCGGCGACGATCTGTTCGTCACCAACGTCACCCGGCTCGCCGACGGCATCAAGCATGGCCGCGCCAACTCGATCCTGGTCAAGGTCAACCAGATCGGCACGCTGACCGAGACGCTGGCGGCGATCGAGATGGCCTACAAGGCCGGCTACACCGCCGTGATGTCGCACCGCTCCGGCGAGACCGAGGACTCCACGATCGCCGACCTCGCTGTCGCCACCAATTGCGGGCAGATCAAGACCGGCTCGCTGGCGCGCTCCGACCGTACCGCCAAGTACAACCAGCTGCTGCGCATCGAGCAGCAACTCGGTAGCCAGGCGAAATACGCGGGCAGGGCGGCCTTGAAGGCGCTGTCGTAA
- the queF gene encoding preQ(1) synthase → MAKKSTKSTTSPDLQLGRAVQWPDAPEKAQLDRVPNPQASTDYLVRFTVPEFTSICPVTGQPDFAHLVIDFVPGRWLLESKSLKLFAASFRNHGAFHEDCTVMIGKRIADEIKPKWLRIGGYWYPRGGIPIDVFFQTGRLPKGIWVPDQGVATYRGRG, encoded by the coding sequence ATGGCAAAGAAATCCACCAAATCAACCACCTCCCCCGACCTCCAGCTCGGCCGCGCGGTGCAATGGCCCGACGCGCCGGAAAAGGCGCAGCTCGACCGCGTGCCCAACCCACAGGCTAGTACCGATTATCTGGTACGCTTCACGGTGCCGGAATTCACCTCGATCTGCCCGGTGACGGGCCAACCGGATTTCGCCCATCTGGTGATCGACTTCGTGCCGGGCCGCTGGCTCTTGGAATCCAAATCACTGAAGCTGTTTGCCGCGAGCTTCCGCAACCATGGCGCATTCCACGAGGATTGCACCGTCATGATCGGCAAGCGGATCGCCGACGAGATCAAGCCGAAATGGCTGCGGATCGGCGGCTACTGGTACCCGCGCGGCGGCATCCCGATCGACGTGTTCTTCCAGACCGGCCGGTTGCCGAAGGGCATCTGGGTCCCGGACCAGGGCGTCGCGACGTATCGCGGGCGGGGCTAG
- a CDS encoding MFS transporter has product MTAKSGMPPVLNVITLATFAASLSVRALDPVLPHVADDFGVSIATAASFAAVFAFTFAIIQPAIGAAADLFGKARLMTICLGLLGVASILGALSTSFPMLFVTRILAGIGSGGVFPVALSLTSDLVGPDKRQLAIGRTLAGSMTGNLLGATASGLIGDFLGWRGVLAVLGGLVIIVALAVAAGFRGAALNRPPRTSLKALRHGYRTIFTNPNARICYSAVFIEGCCVLGLFPFIASFLFELGETSLSIAGIVIAGFAIGGLLYTLTVARMLPLIGVRGMMIAGATLVAIQLVGVAFGPHWKLQMAGLMVMGLGFYMIHGCLQVFASELSVEARATALSLHSFFFFMGQTVGPIAYGFGLQHAGKTATLVSAAAVMVVLGFICARFLKQTRPTDAAARPDVEA; this is encoded by the coding sequence ATGACCGCAAAGAGCGGCATGCCGCCGGTTCTCAACGTGATCACGCTGGCGACCTTCGCGGCGAGCCTGTCGGTGCGCGCGCTCGATCCGGTGCTGCCGCATGTCGCCGACGATTTCGGCGTCAGCATCGCGACTGCGGCGAGCTTTGCCGCGGTGTTCGCCTTCACTTTCGCAATCATCCAGCCGGCGATCGGCGCCGCCGCCGATCTGTTCGGCAAGGCGCGCCTGATGACGATCTGCCTCGGACTGCTCGGCGTCGCCAGCATTCTCGGCGCGCTGTCGACCTCGTTCCCGATGCTGTTCGTGACCCGCATCCTGGCCGGCATCGGCTCGGGCGGGGTGTTTCCGGTGGCGCTGTCGCTGACCAGCGACCTGGTCGGGCCGGACAAGCGGCAGCTTGCGATCGGGCGGACTCTCGCAGGCTCGATGACCGGCAATCTGCTGGGCGCCACGGCCTCCGGCCTGATCGGTGACTTCCTCGGCTGGCGCGGCGTACTCGCGGTGCTCGGCGGCCTTGTGATCATCGTCGCGCTCGCGGTCGCAGCCGGCTTCCGCGGCGCCGCGCTGAACCGTCCGCCGCGCACCAGCCTGAAGGCGCTGCGCCACGGCTATCGCACCATCTTCACCAATCCGAACGCGCGCATCTGCTACTCGGCTGTCTTCATCGAAGGCTGCTGCGTCCTTGGGCTGTTTCCCTTCATCGCCTCGTTCCTGTTCGAGCTCGGCGAGACCTCGCTGTCGATCGCCGGCATCGTGATCGCGGGCTTTGCGATCGGCGGACTGCTCTACACGCTGACGGTGGCGCGGATGCTGCCGCTGATCGGGGTGAGGGGGATGATGATCGCGGGTGCGACGCTGGTGGCAATTCAATTAGTCGGCGTCGCTTTCGGGCCGCACTGGAAATTGCAGATGGCGGGCCTCATGGTGATGGGCCTCGGCTTCTACATGATCCACGGCTGCTTGCAGGTGTTCGCCAGCGAGCTCTCGGTCGAGGCGCGCGCCACCGCGCTGTCGCTGCACTCGTTCTTCTTCTTCATGGGCCAGACCGTCGGCCCGATCGCCTACGGTTTTGGGCTGCAACATGCCGGCAAGACCGCAACGCTGGTCTCGGCCGCGGCGGTGATGGTGGTGCTCGGATTTATCTGCGCGAGATTTTTGAAGCAGACGCGACCGACGGATGCGGCGGCGCGGCCGGATGTCGAGGCTTAG
- the kdsA gene encoding 3-deoxy-8-phosphooctulonate synthase — translation MTNQVSARAAAPIVAVGSAEFGNASPISIIAGPCQLESRAHALEVASALKEIAARLKIGLVYKTSFDKANRTSATAARGIGLAQALPIFAEIRSSLGLSVLTDVHEASQCAEVAQAVDVLQIPAFLCRQTDLLLAAAATGKVVNVKKGQFLAPWDMANVVSKITGAGNANVLVTERGASFGYNTLVSDMRALPILARTTGAPVIFDATHSVQQPGGKGTSSGGEREFVPVLARAAVAVGVAGVFIETHPDPDHAPSDGPNMVPLRDFEALVRRLMQFDALAKTAT, via the coding sequence TTGACCAACCAGGTTTCCGCGCGGGCCGCCGCGCCGATCGTTGCCGTCGGATCGGCCGAATTCGGCAACGCCTCGCCCATCTCGATCATCGCCGGTCCCTGCCAGCTGGAGAGCCGCGCACATGCGCTTGAAGTCGCCTCCGCGTTGAAGGAGATCGCGGCGCGGCTGAAGATCGGCCTCGTCTACAAGACCTCGTTCGACAAGGCGAACCGCACCAGCGCGACCGCGGCGCGCGGCATCGGGCTTGCGCAGGCGCTGCCGATCTTCGCCGAGATCCGCTCGTCGCTCGGGCTTTCGGTGCTGACCGACGTGCACGAAGCCAGCCAGTGCGCCGAGGTGGCGCAGGCGGTCGACGTGCTGCAAATCCCGGCCTTCCTGTGCCGGCAGACCGACCTGCTGCTGGCTGCGGCTGCGACCGGCAAGGTCGTCAACGTCAAGAAGGGCCAGTTCCTGGCGCCGTGGGATATGGCCAATGTGGTCAGCAAGATCACCGGCGCCGGCAATGCCAACGTGCTGGTCACCGAGCGCGGCGCGTCGTTCGGCTACAACACGCTGGTCTCCGACATGCGCGCGCTGCCGATCCTTGCGCGCACCACCGGTGCGCCCGTGATCTTCGACGCCACCCATTCGGTGCAGCAGCCGGGCGGCAAGGGCACCTCGTCGGGCGGCGAGCGTGAGTTCGTGCCGGTGCTGGCGCGCGCCGCGGTCGCAGTCGGCGTCGCCGGCGTGTTCATCGAGACCCATCCCGATCCGGATCACGCGCCGTCGGACGGTCCGAACATGGTGCCGCTGCGCGACTTCGAAGCCCTCGTCAGGCGGCTGATGCAGTTCGACGCGCTCGCCAAGACCGCAACCTGA
- a CDS encoding PAAR domain-containing protein encodes MRISLVLGAAAALSAISGLAHGQANSQPGVVTSGAAGVTINGKPAARSGDTTSNGGPLVEGVPNVLINGKPAVVMGDRTHCGGKTTSGSHGVFINGKPMVREGDQTSGCPQ; translated from the coding sequence ATGCGCATTTCGCTGGTGCTCGGAGCCGCGGCCGCCCTGTCGGCAATATCGGGACTGGCCCATGGCCAGGCCAACAGCCAGCCCGGCGTCGTCACCAGCGGCGCCGCCGGCGTCACCATCAACGGCAAGCCGGCCGCGCGCAGCGGCGATACCACCAGCAATGGCGGCCCGCTGGTCGAGGGCGTGCCCAACGTGCTGATCAACGGCAAGCCGGCGGTGGTCATGGGCGACCGCACGCATTGTGGCGGCAAGACCACCTCGGGCAGCCACGGCGTCTTCATCAACGGCAAGCCGATGGTCCGCGAAGGCGATCAAACCTCGGGTTGCCCGCAATAG
- a CDS encoding NIPSNAP family protein gives MIYETRVYRCLPGRLLALLKRFETVTLKLWDKHGIRQAGFFTTLVGESNQDLTYLLAWESLAERETKWTAFATDPEWLAARAKTEEDGQIVLTIENQLLVPTAFSSVK, from the coding sequence ATGATCTACGAGACCCGCGTCTATCGCTGCCTGCCGGGCCGCTTGCTGGCGCTGCTGAAGCGCTTCGAAACCGTCACGCTGAAGCTCTGGGACAAGCACGGCATCAGGCAGGCCGGCTTCTTCACGACGCTGGTCGGCGAATCCAACCAGGACCTGACCTATCTGCTGGCCTGGGAATCGCTGGCCGAGCGCGAGACAAAATGGACGGCGTTCGCAACCGACCCGGAATGGCTCGCCGCGCGCGCCAAGACCGAGGAGGACGGCCAGATCGTTCTCACCATCGAAAACCAGCTGCTGGTGCCGACCGCGTTCTCGTCGGTGAAGTAG